The Synechococcus sp. RS9916 DNA segment TTCAGCAGACTGCCCGGCCACCAGAGAGAGAATGTGATTGGCGTCAACCCCTTGCTTCAGACGCGCAACCTCATCAACACAAACACCAGAACTGCTTTCATCCACCAGGCAAAGACGTAGACCGGCCTGGTCAGAGGTCAACGACAGACCCTGCTGCAATCCATCGAGAGCTGCAAGGCAGGCGGCATTCGGCGAACCAATGAGAAAACGCTGCGCCTCAGAAAAGTCCAAAAACTGGGATCCATCAGCCAGAGTCATGAGCCCTTCAATAGAACAACGTGAGTGACCAGCAGCCTCAACATCAGAGACCGAAAACGAGGAAACGCCCAACAAAACGGACAAAGATAAACACCAGCCTTTGCAAACCATCAACAAGAATCTGGGCACATGAGTGCCATAATACAAAAACAAAACAGCACCAGACCTTAGCTGTGCCATGAATGCGCAAAGATTGCGGCTATTAATCGGGGCTGGTGGACTTTGCGCATCAGCCATTCTTTGCATCAGCTCCTACAACGGATATATCAAGTTCTCAAGAAAGATCGACCTAGAATTTGAAAACCTAGAATCGCAGAAAGAACTTTTACTGACAGCAACGGCAGCCCTCAAAGATGCACAGCTTGCCGAAAGCAATTCACAAAATACCAGTCTTAACAACAAAGCAGAAACCATCAACAAGCTTCTTGAGTGCAGAAGCATGAGCAAACGCGTTGAACTTTTCAGCAAAGAGCTCAGCGAGGAAAACCTCAGCGGAGGGGAAGTATTTAATGCTCGGGCTAACAGCAACTTGATGGAAGCCGACCAAGAATTATTTCGTCGCACAGGTCAGACGATTGATCAACTAATTGCCGCTGGTGCAACCAACGGTGCTGCCATCGCGGAGTTCAACAACAGCAGCCAGAAGCAGTGGGAAAACGCAACGCGACAAATCTGCAACAAGTCTGCAGAGCTTTACCTAGAGATCGCGGCCTACAGCAATTCTGAGGCCCTGGCTCGGAACCAAGAGAATGAAAATAAAACCGAAATCACAAACCCAACCCAACAACTCGAAGTTGCATCAATCATTCAAATTGCCGCATTCACCATCGCCAATCTCATCGATATCGACATCAACCTTCCCCTATGAAAATCACCCTACCCAAAGCAGTAACGATCGTCAAATGGAGAAGCGTCGCATTAGCGGCATCAATCCTGTGCAGCATTTTAGAACTTGCAAACATTCAAACAGCCGAAAAAAGTGGCTACATCGCGGCAACATCGCAGCAGGAAATTGAACTCGCCAAGCTTTCACTCACCATAGCAACCGACGCAAGACTCCTATCGAATAAAGCAGACAACGACCAAAGCAAGAATCAATACCGCCAAATTTACATCAAAAGCATCTGCAAAATCGAACAACTCGTCAGCCAAGGCCTGCGAGCCTCCTCAAAACAAGCTTCGGAAGCCAAAAGCTGCAAGGCCGATGAGAACACATCAATCGCAGACATTGTAATCAACGAAAGCGAACTAGCGAACAGTATCGACGAATGGGAAAAAGATACAACGATAGCCGCAACAAAACAATCGGAACACACCTCAGCTGCACTCCAACTGAACTACTTAGCAACTATCCTTCTGCTCTTATTCCTTGCCTTAGACTTGTTCGATACCTATGGCCCATCACGCGATCAGCAAGATTAAACAAACTGATCAAGCACTAAAGACATGGCAACAGGTCGCTAAATGAACCGCTTCCTTCGCTACATCAGCCATTCGGGCTACCTGTTACCGGCAGCCCTCACTGGATATCTATGGCTCAAAGGCCAATGGCCTCACCTGCCTGGATGGGGGTGCCCCTTCTTAGCACTGACAGGCATTCCCTGCCCCGGCTGCTATCTCACCCGGGCCACGTCTGCGGCACTGCAGCTCAATCTCCATCAATCCGTGGAGCTCCATGCGTTCGGACCCATCGTGGCTGCAGGATTAATCGCTTGGAGCATCTGGGCCTTGCGGGCCAAAAAATTCATTCCACCAGGCCTCAATCTGAAAATCGTCACTTTGGGCTCATTAGCCCTATTCGGATACTGGATTTTGCGCCTTGTCGCAACCTATGGGTTCAACCTCAATGGTCCCACGGCCTTTCCCGCAATTGCTTACGCCAACACCCTGGCATAAAAAAAGCCCCCGACCGATGGACGGGGGCTTGAGATTAAGCTGAGCTCAATCAGGCCGCGGACTGACGGACCAAACCATTCACCACAATATATTTCTGAAGGAAGAATGTAATCACCGGGACATACACAATCAGGCCCACCAGACAGAAACCGCACGTGACAATGGCTAGCAAGATAGCGAGAGCCTGAATGCCCACAAACCCCCAACCCTTCTGCGAACCGAAAGCAGCAGAAAATGATGACGTAAAACAGGTCATCACATCATCGTCAGTTGTGAACACCTTATTGACGTAGATCGGCAACACTGTCACGACCGCAATACCGGGAAGGACGCAGAGAACAAATCCCACACCCGCGACAACGGAATACAGAACACCGGCCAACACATAGCGACCGAGCCGTCCCATCAAAATCGCATAAGCATCCGAAAACGAGACAACCTCACTCCTGGAATAAAACACTGCAGGAATCGCAGTGAACATCACACCAATAAGATTCTGAACAATCACAAAAGGCAGCTGGGCAAAATTACTCAGCACCAAACCAAGCATCTCAGCAGAGCCCGTGCCATCATCAGCCGCAGTAAAAACCAGGCTGATCACCAGACCGATCAAGACGGTGAATCCATACACCGCGATCGCACACAGCCAGGTGAGAAGCAGAGTGGGCGCATGGGCAAGGGTGTCGGTCCAGGCCGCATTCAGCGTGGCCCGAGACTCAGAAGAGGCAGTCAAAAGAAAAGCTGCAAAACGCACAAAACCTAAACGAAAACCATTAATTGCCAAGCTTTCCTCACAACATCGACAACAAGTTCAACAACCACAAGCACAGCAAACCCATCAGTCAACAAAATCAATCCCGAACCAATCAACCAATCAGACAGCTGTAAAATCGAAAAAGATCCACAGCAAGCAGGCCATGCAGGTCATCCCAGCTCTCCTTCTCTGCCTGGCGATGCTGATTGATCTTGGCAATGGCCTGGCATCAATCCTGCTCAGCTACGACGTGCTTCCCGAGCTGGGGAAATGGACCAACATCGCCAGCGCCCTGCTGTGCTTGCTGGCGATGTTGCTCTCGGCAATTGTGCTCGCCACCAAAAAATATTCTTCTCTGCTGATGGGTTTTGTGGTGACGGCCCTCTGCGCCCTGGCGACCGCTGTGTTCGCCACATGGACCGCCAGCTGGTTTATCGGGGCTTGAACCCTTGATGGCAACCAAACCCAATCCCCAACACTGGCTTCAACTCAAACGCCATGTTCGTTTTGGCGACACCGATGCCGCGGGTGTGATGCATTTCCACCAGCTGCTCCGCTGGTGCCATGAGGCCTGGGAAGACAGCCTTCAGCTCTACGGGATTCATGCGGGGACTGTGTTTCCAGGTTGCCGGGCACAAGAGCATTGGCCTGAGATCGCCTTACCGGTGGTGCACTGTGAGGCCGACTTTCTCAAGCCCGTGCATGGAGGCGACTGCCTGCAAGTGCAACTAGAAGCTCAGCGGTTGAACCCAGGCTGCTTCGAAGTGCGCAGCCGATTCCAGCTCGACGACACTGACGTAGCCCGAGGAATGATCCGCCATCTGGCCATCTCTTCAACCACCCGAAAGCGCTGCCCGCTTCCGGAGAGCATCGACCTCTGGCTTGAGGCATCCAACCTGGGACGCCTCAGCAGCCTCTAATTCGGCTTGCGCTGCCAGGCCCAGACCAACGCAGCACATTGAAGCGGCAGCATGCAGGCCGCAATCAAAAGAGGGTGAAACCCTCCTTGCGATGTCTCCGAAATTGCAGCAGCACTCACAATTGTGGCTCCCACCAACAAACCGGAGGGAGCCATGCGCCGCAGGGACGGCAACGACATCAGAACCAGGCTTTTTGCTGATCGATGTAGGTCTCACGGAACTCCTCAGGAGTTTTTGTGAGATAAATGATTCCCTCAATCAGGCCAATCACCTGCATCACGATGTAAGCAACACCACAGGTTGGGATGCTGCCAGCAAGACTGACAACAAGCATGATGATGCCTGCGTTGTTGTAGCCAAGGATGAATTTATGAATACCCAGACCTCCGAAGAAGATGCCCAGGAGACCGGCGGTCAGTTTTTTGCTGCTGATTTCCGACTCAGAGAGGGTGGACATCCTTTCGAAGCAAATTCGAAGTAATTATTGCAAACCAACCCAGGCTTGCCAACGCTTTCGCTCCCACTTTCCAGCATCTGTCACATCGAGGTCTGGGCACTGCAGCCATCGGGATGGTCGTTCGGCAGGGAGCCAATCACGCGTCAAACCTTCCAAACAAGACTGAACTTGATGCCATTGATCAGTGGCCAGACACCCCTCTCGGCAGCGCACCAAAGCCACCAAACGCTGCCCCCACTCAGGGTGATCCACGGGAAAGAACAAAACCCCATCAAGGGCACATCCATCAGCATGGGCTTTTCTTAACAATCGCTGCGCCAACTGATCAGGGAAGACTGTTTCCCCGCCTGAGTGAATCGCATCATCCAGGCGGCCATGCATGGTGAGCAGCGACTTCCCGTCAGCAGCCCACTCCAGGGAGGCTCCATCACCCGATCGCCACCAGCCGTTGCCATCCACCAAGGGCTGCAAGGCTCCCTCTCGCCAACGGCCTATGGCCAACCGCAGTGTGCGCACTAAACGAGCCCCTGAAGACTCCAAACGCAGCTCCACATCGCCAAGAGCTGTTCCATAACTCTGCTCACCCGCCAAAAAGCGCTCTGGTGATTGAGCCGCCACCATGGCGGCCGTTTCAGTCGCGCCGTAACAAGGCGCCAGCCGCACCTCCAGCGCACGGGCGCGATCAGCCAGATCGATGAGGAGCGCGGCTCCACCCACCCAGATCACGTCCAAATCGCGCAACCAGTGCACACCCGCAGAGTGATCGAGCAGGCGTCGCAACTGCGTGGGCACCAACGACACCACCCGCGGCTTGCTGCGCCAGAGCGGCATGGCTCGGCAGTGAGACAACAACGCCTGCGGATCTGGCATGGATTCGAGCCCTGCAGCCCGAACAAAGGCCCATACATTTGAGCAGCACGATGTCTTATCCCGTCGGATGCAGGCCGGTTCCGTCTCCAACCCGGATGCTGCACGCCTTGCTGACGTGCTGGCGGAAGCCCTGTGCACCTGGGAACAGCACCGGGGCGACGACGGGGTCTTCACCATGGCGCTGCCCCTGCAGGGCGTCGACCCCTTGCAGCAACTGCCCCTGCTGGAGGCTCCCCATCCCTTCCGTTTTCTCTGGGATGGCTCCCCAGGCCTCTCCCTAGCCGCCAGCGGTCGCTGCCATCACCTCGATCTGGCCGGACCGAAACGCTTCGAACTGGCCCAGCGCTTCAGCGACGCCACCTTGGCCCGGCTGATTGATGCCAGCCCCGACGCCCCGGCCCAAGCCCGCAGCCGCGTCCTTCTGGCGTTTGCCTTCTTCGCCCATGCCGGGGAGCAACAGCCCCAGCCCGTCGATGCCATTCCGTCGGTGCAGGCGGTGCTGCCGCGCTGGCAATTAAGCCGCCATGGCCGTCAGGGCTGGGTACGCGTCCATGGCCTGGCACAGCACAGCGGAGATGTGCGCGAGCTGGTGGAAGCCCTCTGGGCCATGCGCGAACGCCTGCTGGCCCCGACTCTGCCCAGCGACAACGCCACCACCATCCCCTGGCACGGGCCGGTCGGTGCCGTGAGCAGTGAACGGCCTTGGCAGCAGTGCTACACCCCTGCCCTCGAACAAGGCATCGCACTGGTCAACCAAGGCGAGCTCCACAAATTGGTGCTGGCTGTGCGCCAAAGCATCGCCCTACGCGAGCCCCTCAATCCCCTGCCGCTGCTCGACCGCTTGCGTCAACAGCAATCCGGCAGCTGCCGCGCTGGTGCCATGAAGCCTGGGAAGAAAGAATGGAGCGTTTCGGCCTACCGGCGTGCTCGGTCTTTCCCGGAGGGCGCGGTGAACAACCCAGCGTGGCGTTGCCGATCGTGCACTGCCACGCAAATTTCCGAGCTCCTATACAGGTGGGCGACAAGCTGCTGGTTCACCTGGAGCCGAAACGACTGAATATCAGCAGTTTTGAGGTAGGTAGTCGGGTTCTGCTGGGGGAACAGCTAGTCGCCCATGGTTGTCAGCGACATGTGGCCATCGAAACCAACACACGTCGACGCTGTGCGCTTCCAGATGGCGTGGACCGTTGGCTGGAAGCGTCAAGTCTTGGCAAAATTCAAAGCTTGTAAGAACCATGCAATCCAAACAGCTCCTAAGGCAGAGGATTACAACCCAGCCTGGGGGCGAACGTAAAGATGGGCAGATGTCTCGAGTCTCATTGAGCTGGCTTCACGCCCGGCAATCAATGTCAACACCTTGTTGGCGTCAGAACCAGGCCTTAAGGCCGAAACGACCTCAACACAGCCACCACCCTCTTTCGAGACAAGACAAAGGTTCTGAGATTGAAGATCTGAGGTCAGCAGAAGCCCGGACCTCATACCAGCAAGCGCCGTTTCACAGGCCTTTTTGGGTGGAGACACTAAAAAGCGACGTGCCTTCGAAAAATTAATAAAAATTGCACCATCAGCTCTCTTCATTGCCCCAGTCACAGAGCAGCTGGATTGCGCCCTCAAGGGCGATAAATGGACAAGAGAAAAAGCGGGAGCTAACACCAATGCAACAAGGCAGCTGCGCAGGAGAAGCATTGGAACTCACTAAGAATATTCCACTATACTGACACAAAAGGGATTCATTCAATGGGTCGCGTCAATTGGCGCCTATCCATTGGAGCTACTGGGCTTATAGCCTCGAGCCTCCTGTGTATTTATTCATACATTAGCTATAACCAATCGAATCGATACATTGGCCAAGAGTTAGAACTACTCGAATCCCAGAAAGAGCTTTTAATCACCAGCCAAAATGCACTCAAAGACTCAGAGCTTACAGCTTGAGCCGCCGATGCCAAGCCACATCACTCGCTTTGCCGCTAAATTATCTTGCTACGTTCTTTCTGCTAATATTTCTAGGGTTAGACCTACTAGACACTCATGAAGTTCAATAAATCTAGAGCTACATTCACTTCATTTCTGGGCACGTTTTTAATTGCAGCATGCTCCTCAGCAGCACAGAGTTCACCTGCAGACAGTATTGTCAGAATCAAAGGCAGTGCAATGCCAGGATCTGGAGTCGTCGTTGATGCTCAAGGGGGCAAAGCTACAATTTGGACAGTAGCTCATGTAATTGGTAACGCCGACAGTGACATTTCTGTAACTGAGCGAGATGGAGCAACAGCAACAGCAACTCTTTTAAAGTTTGACGAAAATCGGGACATTGCAGTTCTCCAAATCAATACAAAACTGCCATATAAGTCAATTCAAACCAGCAATGCATCAAGAGAAGAAACTGGATTAGTTGTCATTGGCTATCCCAACAGATTTAACACAAGACAGCAGAAAGCCAAAATTCAAGTTTCCCGAGATGGCGTTGTTTATGGATCGTGGCCCAATAGTGCAAGCAACTACAACATTGCTTACAAGGCCGCAACACTTCCAGGAATGAGTGGAGGAGGTGTCTTCAACGCCAAGGGCGAACTGGTCGCCATTCATGCACTGAAAGATATTGGCGAAACACTAGTCGAAAGTTGCCAGGGCTCTCTGAAAGAAGTTGGAAAAATTGGCATGGATTGTACGAACTCATCTACTACAAATGACCATGCCATTGCATATGAAAAATCAAATCCAACCTTTTATACAGTCAGACTGCTTGGATCAAGGGGCATAACACCCAATCGGTTTCAAACACCTATTTCAAGCCAAACATCGCTAGCCCTTGATATTCCAGTCTTGCTTGACAATTTCAACAAAAGCAAAGAAAAAGCATACTCTTACATCGCCAAATCACTTCCAAGCTCAAAAAGCAACGACCAATTAACCCAAGATCAAAAATTAGCAGCGCTCATTTATTACAATAACAATGCAGGGTTCAGGAAGCATCCAGCATCTCCTGTCTACAAGGAATTCATTTTGAACCAAAATCTTAACACCAACTCAAGAATAGACAATCTCCTTGTCACACAAGCAGCTCGCTTCGGCACCGAAAGCATTGACTACAAGACAACTCCCTATGGATCACAAGCCTTCGAAAAGCTTGAATCAGACTGGTGGTCTCAATACGGAAGCCGATACAAATCAGCCTGCCTGGCCAGTGATGCTGCACCATTTTGGTGCGAACCAGACAATCTAAAAAGCAAAAATTTGGCAAAAAATGCCAGGCAAGCATTTAACTTAAACAGCAGCTTTGTCAAAGCCAAGATTGCGAATGGAACAGCTGATGCTGACGAGTATTTACTTGCAGCTCAAGGCCTAACATATCTGAACAAAGACCCTAAACAAGCCCTTGAATATGCGCTTGAAGCACAAATGCTTGGGGAGCAAAGAGCTGAGCAATTAATCAATGACATTGCTCAACGCATCGGAGACTACGACGCTTTAGTTCTTTCATTCTACAACAAATTCTTTTACCAGCTCGAGAAAAGCAAAGGCAGTAAAAACTCTCCTTACACAATTCAGCTGCCTATTGGGAATAGCCTAACAGCCTTCAAAAAAAGTCCACTTGGCTGCGAAGTAGGTCGAGAAATACAATCATCTGCGCCTGAACAACTTAAGCAAACATGGCAGTCCACATTCAATGATTTTGTCAGAACGATAGATACATCCTGCAGCAACAATAATCCTTCTGGCGATAGTTCAAATGCCATCACAGAAAAAACATTAGATACCAAAACAGAGGCCCAAGCTCTCAAAACACTAACGCAGCTGGGCATTGAGATACCTGCAGAAGCATCAATTCAGATGACGATGCCCACATCGATTCCAGGTATCGTTGGGGAAATGGCCACATACAGCGGTCCGAAGTCGGCCAAAGTCCTTTACGAGGAAATTGTCAAAAAAGCTTTGCAAAATGGTTTTAAGCCAACAAATGGTGGTGCTGGACGAGGAGCTGGAAACGGCTGCATGAGCCCCGGAGGCATGACCATGTGTGCCGCTTATTTTTCAAACGAAACTCTCGGCAAAGGCAAAAAGTTCTTTCTAATGATTAATTCAGCACCAGGGATGGATGGACTTATGATTCAAACAAATATCGCAAACTGAGCACCTGAATATCGCGCCTGCACAACAACCATCACCAGGCTACGGATAGCTTCAATCTACTCTTAGCCTGGCTCTAATCAATCAACAAGCAAAAGTCTAATCAAGGAATTACCTCTTTCCGCTTGATTTCAAATCAAATGGCTTCAAGCCATTTCCGCCAGCGCTGACGCTCCCACTTGCCTGAAGCGGTGGGAGCCAGTTTTGGACAGAGCACCCAGCGCTTCGGTCGCTCGGCAGGCGGCCAACTAATAGTAAGTGATCTAAAGCGCCTTAGGAAACAGTCATCACAACTACCTACCAAAGCCACCAGTTGTTGCCCCCATTCAGGGTCTTCCACACCAAGGAAGAGCACTGGAAGAATGGGCAGTGAAGCTCTTTCAATTGCAGCTAAAAGCCGAGCTTCCAGTTGCTCAGGAAACACGGTTTCTCCACCGGAATGAATAGCACCATCGATCCGGCCCGCAATCTGGAGGAATGGGGTCAACGTGGCTCGATCCCCGGAGCGCCACCAACCTTCCCCGTCGGTGAGTGGTTCCCAACGATCAGGCTGATCCACACACCAACGCCCCAAAGCCAAGCGATCGGTGCAGACTTCTAGTGCCCCATCAGAGGCAAGGCGAAGCTGCACATCCACCAGCGGATCCCCACAACCAGGCTCACCGGCTAGGAAGCGGGCCGGTGGCAAGGCAGCCACCATCGCCGCCGTCTCCGTCGAGCCATAACAAGGCGCCAAAGGCAGCCTCCAAGTGCGTGCCTGCTTCGCCAACGGCGGCGGAAGAGCAGCACCTCCGATCCAGATCAACTGCATCTGCTGCAGAAAGGCCACCCCATCGGGATGAGCCATAAGACGCGCCAACTGCGTGGGCACCAACGAAAGCAATGCAGTGTTGGTCCTCCAGGCGGGTAGGCCCCGGCAGAACGCGAGCAACTCAGTTGGGGCTTTCATCAACCCCGGCGGCAGCTGCTGATAGTCAGCACCCCAGCAGCGGGCGCGCCACCAAGGCATCAGACCACTTACGTGCTCCAACGGCAGGGGATTGAGCAGCAGGCTGGCGGCAGGGTCAAGACCGATTTCTGTTAGCCAATGGGCGGTGGCTGCTGCCGAACGGTCCAGATGAAGCAAGGGCTGAGCACAGCAGCGGCTGCCGCCACTACTGCCACCACTGCGCACCAGAACTCCCGGCCCCGACGGCAGCTGATCAATGGGGGCCGCTGCAGCCTTGGGAGACAGGCTCACCCACTGGCCCGCTGCCAGCCCCTGCTCCAACAGTTCGACCTCATTCATACAGCCGCCGCTCTCCATACCTCCTGAGGGTCAAACGAAAACAGCGCCCCCTCCGGACACCACCCCGGGGCCAACCCCGGCGCAGCTGGCGTCGGCCCCTGCTGCTGCAAAGCCGCCAGATGGGCCAGCCAGCGGGCCCCAATGCCAGTTTCAAAGGCGGTGCTCAGCATCCGATGGGGAGCTCCCTGCTGCAGTTGACGCAGCAACGGCCGGGGATCCCCCTCCAGAGCGGGTCGCCGCACCTGCCACCCAGGCCACTTGGACCGCCAAGCAGGGTGGTCCCGCAAGCCCTCATCCAACGCCACAGGGACCCTCGCTAACAGATGATGATGGCCCACCAGATCATCCAGCGCCAAAGGCTGCTCCATCCACTCCAGACGGGGCTCGCTCTGAAGCGCCTCGGCCCATTGCTCCGCGGTCGCCAGCCCCCACCCGCCGTTCGCATCCAAACGCAGGCGGGCCTGCGATGGCAACGCCTCCAGCAACCAGGCCAACAAACGGCGTTCCTCAGAATCCGCTGCCGCCGCCACCTTCCACTTAAGGGTCAGCGCGCCATCGACCGGCATCGCCGCGAGCACCCGGGCCAGCGCCTCCTGCATCGGGGGCCCAGCCGGCAGCAACCGGGCTGATGCAGGCGCTGGCAACCAGTCCAGCGGACTGCGCTCTCCCACCAGACCCTGCAGCTCTGCCAGGGCTGCCCCCAAAGCGAAGGCCACTTCTGCAGGGGGGCCCGCCAACAGCTGTTCGACCTCATCCACAGACGCAAACGTGGCTGCGCCATGGATCCGCTCAGTCAACCAGCGGTCGCAAAGCACCTGTTGCTCTGGTGTGAGCGGTGATACCTCGCCCCAACCACAACAACCACAGCCATCTGTGATGCGCAGCAACCAGCCCCGTCGCTGCTGCCAGGCTCCAGCAGCAGTCTGCAAAGGGCGGGTGAGCGCAAAGGCGTAGGGCCTGGTCTCGAGCCTCAGACCCATGACCCTCATCACCCCGCCATCTTTACCGACCATCCCAGCAGAGGAGCCAGCGCCAGACCAGCGCTGAGGCCAAGACCGTTCAAGGCCTGAAAGCGGAGGGCCAGAAACTTGCTTTGCTGGATGCGCTCTGGTTGATGGTGGTGGTGGCGCAGCAAACGAATCAAGGCGACTCCAGCCGGTAGGCCCAGAACGCCAGCCAGGGCGGAAGGGGGCCAATGGCCCTGCAGCACCGGGATCCACTCCAGAGCCAAGGTGCCGCCCACAAACCAGGGAATCAGCGCCGCGGCCCTGGCCGTCCCCAGACGCACCACCGGAGAGCGCTTGCCATGGGCCGCGTCCTCCTCCACCTGATGGAAGTGGGAGCAGAAGAGCACCAGCGCCGTGGCCAAGGCCGGGCCGGAGCCCAGGGTGAGCGCGGTGCCCCAGGGGAGCACCGCGGTCTCACCTGCAGCCGGAACGGGGGCCAGCACCAGCAGAGCGGCCGCCGTTGCAAAAGGGCCAAAGGCCAACCAGCAGAGCGGTTCTCCCAAGCCCAGATAGCTGAAACGGAAGGGAGGACCTTGATACACGTAACCAATGACGCAGCTGATGGCCACCAGCAGCAGCACCCAAGGCGTGCTGCGCAGGGCCAAGAGCAGCATCAACAACAGACCGAGCAGCAGAGCCAGCCAGGCCAACTGCCGCACCGGTCGCTTGCGACCCAGCAAAGCCACGACGGAATGAGGTTTGCCTACCGCATCCACCCCGGTGTCGGCATCAAACAGATCGTTGCTGAGGTTTTCCCAGAGGAGCAACAACACAGCTGCCATCAGGAAGCCAGCGCACTGCCCCCAGCGCACGGGCTGTGCCGCGGACAGCCGCCAACCCGCTGCCAACAGCACAGGCATCACCGCCACCGAATACATCGGCCACTTGATCGCAGCCTTCCAAAGACGCCGGCGATCCGGGGACGGGGAGTAACGGGATGCAACAGCCTGCGGATCTGGCATGGATTCGAGCCCTGCAGCCCGAACAAAGGCCCATACATTTGAGCAGCACGATGTCTTATCCCGTCGGATGCAGGCCGGTTCCGTCTCCAACCCGGATGCTGCACGCCTTGCTGACGTGCTGGCGGAAGCCCTGTGCACCTGGGAACAGCACCGGGGCGACGACGGGGTCTTCACCATGGCGCTGCCCCTGCAGGGCGTCGACCCCTTGCAGCAACTGCCCCTGCTGGAGGCTCCCCATCCCTTCCGTTTTCTCTGGGATGGCTCCCCAGGCCTCTCCCTAGCCGCCAGCGGTCGCTGCCATCACCTCGATCTGGCCGGACCGAAACGCTTCGAACTGGCCCAGCGCTTCAGCGACGCCACCTTGGCCCGGCTGATTGATGCCA contains these protein-coding regions:
- a CDS encoding DUF2752 domain-containing protein, with translation MNRFLRYISHSGYLLPAALTGYLWLKGQWPHLPGWGCPFLALTGIPCPGCYLTRATSAALQLNLHQSVELHAFGPIVAAGLIAWSIWALRAKKFIPPGLNLKIVTLGSLALFGYWILRLVATYGFNLNGPTAFPAIAYANTLA
- a CDS encoding thioesterase family protein, producing the protein MATKPNPQHWLQLKRHVRFGDTDAAGVMHFHQLLRWCHEAWEDSLQLYGIHAGTVFPGCRAQEHWPEIALPVVHCEADFLKPVHGGDCLQVQLEAQRLNPGCFEVRSRFQLDDTDVARGMIRHLAISSTTRKRCPLPESIDLWLEASNLGRLSSL
- a CDS encoding TM2 domain-containing protein; this encodes MSTLSESEISSKKLTAGLLGIFFGGLGIHKFILGYNNAGIIMLVVSLAGSIPTCGVAYIVMQVIGLIEGIIYLTKTPEEFRETYIDQQKAWF
- a CDS encoding AMP-binding protein, whose protein sequence is MPDPQALLSHCRAMPLWRSKPRVVSLVPTQLRRLLDHSAGVHWLRDLDVIWVGGAALLIDLADRARALEVRLAPCYGATETAAMVAAQSPERFLAGEQSYGTALGDVELRLESSGARLVRTLRLAIGRWREGALQPLVDGNGWWRSGDGASLEWAADGKSLLTMHGRLDDAIHSGGETVFPDQLAQRLLRKAHADGCALDGVLFFPVDHPEWGQRLVALVRCREGCLATDQWHQVQSCLEGLTRDWLPAERPSRWLQCPDLDVTDAGKWERKRWQAWVGLQ
- a CDS encoding thioesterase family protein, with amino-acid sequence MERFGLPACSVFPGGRGEQPSVALPIVHCHANFRAPIQVGDKLLVHLEPKRLNISSFEVGSRVLLGEQLVAHGCQRHVAIETNTRRRCALPDGVDRWLEASSLGKIQSL
- a CDS encoding serine protease, with protein sequence MKFNKSRATFTSFLGTFLIAACSSAAQSSPADSIVRIKGSAMPGSGVVVDAQGGKATIWTVAHVIGNADSDISVTERDGATATATLLKFDENRDIAVLQINTKLPYKSIQTSNASREETGLVVIGYPNRFNTRQQKAKIQVSRDGVVYGSWPNSASNYNIAYKAATLPGMSGGGVFNAKGELVAIHALKDIGETLVESCQGSLKEVGKIGMDCTNSSTTNDHAIAYEKSNPTFYTVRLLGSRGITPNRFQTPISSQTSLALDIPVLLDNFNKSKEKAYSYIAKSLPSSKSNDQLTQDQKLAALIYYNNNAGFRKHPASPVYKEFILNQNLNTNSRIDNLLVTQAARFGTESIDYKTTPYGSQAFEKLESDWWSQYGSRYKSACLASDAAPFWCEPDNLKSKNLAKNARQAFNLNSSFVKAKIANGTADADEYLLAAQGLTYLNKDPKQALEYALEAQMLGEQRAEQLINDIAQRIGDYDALVLSFYNKFFYQLEKSKGSKNSPYTIQLPIGNSLTAFKKSPLGCEVGREIQSSAPEQLKQTWQSTFNDFVRTIDTSCSNNNPSGDSSNAITEKTLDTKTEAQALKTLTQLGIEIPAEASIQMTMPTSIPGIVGEMATYSGPKSAKVLYEEIVKKALQNGFKPTNGGAGRGAGNGCMSPGGMTMCAAYFSNETLGKGKKFFLMINSAPGMDGLMIQTNIAN
- a CDS encoding AMP-binding protein, coding for MNEVELLEQGLAAGQWVSLSPKAAAAPIDQLPSGPGVLVRSGGSSGGSRCCAQPLLHLDRSAAATAHWLTEIGLDPAASLLLNPLPLEHVSGLMPWWRARCWGADYQQLPPGLMKAPTELLAFCRGLPAWRTNTALLSLVPTQLARLMAHPDGVAFLQQMQLIWIGGAALPPPLAKQARTWRLPLAPCYGSTETAAMVAALPPARFLAGEPGCGDPLVDVQLRLASDGALEVCTDRLALGRWCVDQPDRWEPLTDGEGWWRSGDRATLTPFLQIAGRIDGAIHSGGETVFPEQLEARLLAAIERASLPILPVLFLGVEDPEWGQQLVALVGSCDDCFLRRFRSLTISWPPAERPKRWVLCPKLAPTASGKWERQRWRKWLEAI
- the menC gene encoding o-succinylbenzoate synthase; the protein is MGLRLETRPYAFALTRPLQTAAGAWQQRRGWLLRITDGCGCCGWGEVSPLTPEQQVLCDRWLTERIHGAATFASVDEVEQLLAGPPAEVAFALGAALAELQGLVGERSPLDWLPAPASARLLPAGPPMQEALARVLAAMPVDGALTLKWKVAAAADSEERRLLAWLLEALPSQARLRLDANGGWGLATAEQWAEALQSEPRLEWMEQPLALDDLVGHHHLLARVPVALDEGLRDHPAWRSKWPGWQVRRPALEGDPRPLLRQLQQGAPHRMLSTAFETGIGARWLAHLAALQQQGPTPAAPGLAPGWCPEGALFSFDPQEVWRAAAV
- the menA gene encoding 2-carboxy-1,4-naphthoquinone phytyltransferase, whose translation is MPDPQAVASRYSPSPDRRRLWKAAIKWPMYSVAVMPVLLAAGWRLSAAQPVRWGQCAGFLMAAVLLLLWENLSNDLFDADTGVDAVGKPHSVVALLGRKRPVRQLAWLALLLGLLLMLLLALRSTPWVLLLVAISCVIGYVYQGPPFRFSYLGLGEPLCWLAFGPFATAAALLVLAPVPAAGETAVLPWGTALTLGSGPALATALVLFCSHFHQVEEDAAHGKRSPVVRLGTARAAALIPWFVGGTLALEWIPVLQGHWPPSALAGVLGLPAGVALIRLLRHHHHQPERIQQSKFLALRFQALNGLGLSAGLALAPLLGWSVKMAG